One segment of Streptomyces sp. NBC_01463 DNA contains the following:
- a CDS encoding ROK family protein, whose product MPDLEPETRAVLRRWESSSGPLAIRARVVLLVAGGLRDAEISRRLGVSRQTVGTWRHRWQTSGLDGLEQRPRTGRPVTVDEGEVVSRALLAPGSSGATRAVARELGLSHATVAAVRRRWRLNPDESPAPQVPTRPPLPCAEVWVMGLYVDPLRAVLLIGTRPPAAAAVADTPIGQDVLDGLDRALVAAHDAPAPSLTTSPDADASGRDLAGYLAAAAESHPDIALHAVMLWDREEAPPAAGPHGGSVTWHRPPARSSWRSFVGAMAALDSTRHPESSRRVYLDLVAALERYGRPAPVSWLRETVAGRLRGEPAAHGPAQPAQSASGVNQIDLGSFNECVVIEAVRLAGTITRGEIAHRTGLTQQSVSRIARSLLDRGILIEDAQRRGTSGKPRTPVRLRGSAAHALGMHIDPEVITAVVIDLDGAIVCTRSRPVAPDTEPGEFVEQVAELGRRTLEQAQGAVRDDGFLGVGVAVPGPVDIASGTVLAPPLMSAWHDLPLQYLLQERFPCPVIIEKDSTAAAAGERWTGRDRRARDFAYIYLGTGVGTGLYLNGDLYRGVSANAGEFGQLCAIALGRVDAEGRPEILPECNPPFSVPDLAVRGGLDRENPGYRTVAAAAAAGDPAATAAVRAVARAVGQGALGLVDLLDIDLLVLGGPFFTDDVAGFYLEEISRMVNDFPTARRLRRVEVEPSVLSAEAAAVGAASTIFHATFTPRLRGREGQ is encoded by the coding sequence CGGTCTGGAGCAACGGCCGCGGACCGGAAGACCGGTCACGGTGGACGAGGGGGAGGTCGTCAGCCGCGCACTCCTCGCGCCCGGATCCAGTGGCGCCACCCGTGCCGTGGCCCGCGAACTCGGCCTGTCGCACGCCACCGTGGCCGCCGTCCGCCGCCGCTGGCGGCTGAACCCGGACGAGTCCCCGGCACCCCAGGTGCCGACGCGCCCGCCCCTGCCCTGCGCCGAGGTGTGGGTGATGGGGCTGTACGTCGACCCGCTGCGGGCGGTCCTGCTCATCGGGACCAGGCCGCCCGCCGCCGCGGCGGTCGCGGACACCCCGATCGGCCAGGACGTGCTGGACGGACTGGACCGGGCGCTGGTCGCCGCACACGACGCCCCGGCACCGTCGCTCACCACGTCACCGGACGCCGACGCCTCCGGACGGGACCTGGCCGGCTACCTCGCCGCGGCCGCAGAGAGCCATCCGGACATCGCCCTGCACGCGGTGATGCTCTGGGACCGGGAGGAGGCGCCGCCCGCGGCCGGTCCGCACGGCGGGTCCGTGACCTGGCACCGGCCGCCGGCCCGCTCCAGCTGGCGCAGCTTCGTGGGCGCGATGGCCGCACTCGACTCGACCCGGCACCCGGAGTCGTCCCGGCGCGTCTACCTCGACCTGGTCGCGGCCCTGGAGCGGTACGGCCGGCCCGCGCCGGTCAGCTGGCTGCGCGAGACGGTCGCGGGACGCCTGCGGGGCGAGCCCGCCGCTCACGGCCCCGCACAGCCCGCGCAGTCGGCGAGCGGCGTCAACCAGATCGATCTCGGTTCGTTCAACGAGTGCGTGGTCATCGAGGCCGTACGGCTCGCGGGGACCATCACCCGCGGGGAGATCGCCCACCGCACCGGCCTGACCCAGCAGTCCGTCTCCCGCATCGCCCGCTCCCTGCTCGACCGCGGCATCCTCATCGAGGACGCCCAGCGCCGCGGCACGTCCGGCAAACCGCGCACCCCCGTCCGGCTGCGCGGAAGCGCGGCGCACGCGCTGGGCATGCACATCGACCCCGAGGTGATCACCGCGGTCGTCATCGACCTCGACGGAGCGATCGTCTGCACCCGCAGCCGGCCCGTCGCCCCGGACACCGAGCCCGGCGAGTTCGTCGAGCAGGTGGCGGAGCTGGGCCGCAGGACGCTGGAACAGGCACAGGGGGCGGTGCGCGACGACGGCTTCCTGGGCGTGGGGGTCGCGGTTCCGGGCCCCGTGGACATCGCCTCGGGCACGGTCCTCGCGCCGCCCCTGATGTCCGCCTGGCACGACCTGCCCCTGCAGTACCTCCTCCAGGAACGGTTCCCCTGTCCGGTCATCATCGAGAAGGACTCCACCGCGGCAGCCGCGGGGGAGCGCTGGACCGGCCGGGACCGCAGGGCCAGGGACTTCGCGTACATCTACCTCGGTACGGGAGTCGGCACCGGTCTCTATCTCAACGGTGACCTCTACCGGGGAGTCAGCGCGAACGCGGGTGAGTTCGGGCAGCTCTGCGCGATCGCGCTCGGCCGGGTCGACGCGGAGGGCCGGCCGGAGATCCTGCCCGAGTGCAACCCGCCGTTCTCGGTGCCGGATCTCGCGGTGCGCGGCGGCCTGGACCGGGAGAACCCCGGCTACCGCACGGTCGCGGCCGCGGCGGCGGCCGGTGACCCGGCCGCGACCGCGGCCGTCCGGGCGGTGGCCAGGGCCGTGGGGCAGGGCGCGCTCGGCCTCGTCGACCTGCTGGACATCGACCTGCTGGTGCTCGGCGGCCCGTTCTTCACGGACGACGTCGCGGGCTTCTACCTGGAGGAGATCAGCCGCATGGTCAACGACTTCCCCACCGCCCGGCGGCTGCGCAGGGTCGAGGTCGAACCGTCCGTGCTGAGCGCCGAGGCGGCGGCCGTGGGCGCCGCCTCGACCATCTTCCACGCCACCTTCACCCCGCGGCTGCGCGGACGGGAGGGCCAGTAG
- a CDS encoding glycoside hydrolase family 71/99-like protein, translating into MALSRRALIRSALATTAGAGIIAGGRAAYGTSPSAPRVSASGPGDVVGKITVGYQGWFACKGDGAPIDAWWHWAPNSQNAPSPTNKGIKSWPDVREYSRTYPTDFPGLGGGAPAALFSSYDQQSVDTHFAWMRDHGIDTAALQRFNPYGSEGPTRDVMAQKVRQAAEATGRKFYIMYDVSDWTSMQSQIKEDWTSKMRAHTASGAYAVQNGKPVVCIWGFGFNDNQRPFEPAPCLDVVNWFKNQGCYVIGGVPTHWRKGEGDSRPGFSDVYHAFDMLSPWMVGRIGSAAQSDEFFANVNTPDQADCDAHGIDYQPCVMPGDLQERHRAHGDFMWRQFYNMVRVGAQGIYISMFDEYNEGNQIAKTAESAAQVPAGSGIWALDEDGTSCSSDYYLRLTGDGGRMLKKEIALTATRPTPPRV; encoded by the coding sequence ATGGCCCTCTCCAGACGTGCCCTCATCCGGTCCGCACTCGCCACCACCGCCGGCGCGGGCATCATCGCCGGAGGCCGTGCCGCCTACGGCACCTCCCCCTCGGCCCCGCGGGTCTCGGCGAGCGGACCCGGCGACGTCGTCGGGAAGATCACCGTCGGCTACCAGGGCTGGTTCGCGTGCAAGGGCGACGGAGCGCCGATCGACGCCTGGTGGCACTGGGCCCCCAACTCGCAGAACGCGCCCTCGCCCACGAACAAGGGCATCAAGTCCTGGCCGGACGTGCGGGAGTACTCCCGCACCTACCCGACGGACTTCCCCGGCCTCGGCGGCGGAGCGCCCGCGGCCCTGTTCTCGTCGTACGACCAGCAGTCCGTGGACACCCACTTCGCCTGGATGCGCGACCACGGCATCGACACGGCCGCGCTCCAGCGCTTCAACCCGTACGGCTCCGAGGGCCCCACCCGCGACGTCATGGCGCAGAAGGTGCGCCAGGCGGCGGAGGCCACCGGCCGGAAGTTCTACATCATGTACGACGTCAGCGACTGGACGTCGATGCAGTCGCAGATCAAGGAGGACTGGACGTCGAAGATGCGGGCGCACACCGCCTCCGGCGCGTACGCGGTCCAGAACGGCAAGCCGGTCGTGTGCATCTGGGGCTTCGGCTTCAACGACAACCAGCGGCCCTTCGAACCCGCCCCCTGCCTGGATGTCGTCAACTGGTTCAAGAACCAGGGCTGTTACGTGATCGGTGGCGTCCCGACCCACTGGCGCAAGGGCGAGGGGGACTCCAGGCCCGGGTTCTCCGACGTCTACCACGCGTTCGACATGCTCTCCCCGTGGATGGTGGGGCGCATCGGCAGCGCAGCGCAGTCCGACGAGTTCTTCGCCAACGTGAACACACCCGACCAGGCGGACTGCGACGCCCACGGCATCGACTACCAGCCGTGTGTCATGCCGGGTGACCTCCAGGAACGGCACCGGGCGCACGGCGACTTCATGTGGCGGCAGTTCTACAACATGGTGCGGGTCGGCGCGCAGGGCATCTACATCTCGATGTTCGACGAGTACAACGAGGGCAACCAGATCGCCAAGACCGCCGAGAGTGCCGCCCAGGTGCCCGCCGGCTCCGGCATCTGGGCCCTCGACGAGGACGGCACCAGCTGCTCGTCCGACTACTACCTGAGGCTGACCGGCGACGGCGGCCGGATGCTGAAGAAGGAGATCGCCCTGACGGCCACCCGGCCCACGCCGCCGCGGGTCTGA